The following proteins are encoded in a genomic region of Phycisphaera sp.:
- a CDS encoding phosphodiester glycosidase family protein, giving the protein MPKRAPTPTQALFAVLVALQLTACTTPTNTAETPAQSEQGQAASAQPFFTSEPRWRPIFQGIEHAELATDTPRALVVQMLRIDTSADGLELFATPGNGDKPLETDGQTTRAFLEENELSVAINTHFFDPCCNRLPGEAKDLIGLSIAQERLVSPNADQSQRDVMVFGSDFVGDEHSLNARLHLDAPDVNTDSIDWLLGVSHAIAGHAILIGGETHAGSDAFATNHHPRTLVGVSGDQNTLYLVTIDGRQPAFSMGASLAEAAAIMHHVGASDALNVDGGGSTTMVLRDPDGASQLLNSPSGGFERVVGSNLGFRALPLQPEATRAP; this is encoded by the coding sequence ATGCCAAAGCGAGCACCCACGCCCACCCAAGCCCTGTTTGCTGTCCTTGTCGCCTTGCAACTCACGGCGTGTACGACGCCGACGAACACCGCCGAGACCCCGGCACAGTCCGAGCAAGGCCAAGCCGCATCCGCCCAACCCTTCTTCACCAGCGAACCCCGCTGGCGGCCAATCTTCCAGGGCATCGAGCACGCCGAACTGGCCACCGACACGCCCCGGGCCTTGGTGGTTCAGATGCTGCGGATCGACACCAGCGCCGATGGCCTCGAGCTCTTCGCCACTCCCGGCAACGGCGACAAGCCCCTCGAGACCGACGGCCAGACCACCCGCGCCTTCCTCGAAGAGAATGAGCTCAGCGTCGCGATCAACACCCACTTCTTCGACCCGTGTTGCAACCGGCTCCCGGGCGAGGCCAAGGACCTGATTGGGCTGTCGATCGCCCAAGAACGCCTGGTCAGCCCCAATGCTGATCAGAGCCAGCGTGATGTGATGGTCTTCGGTTCCGACTTCGTTGGGGACGAACACAGCCTGAATGCGCGTTTGCACCTGGACGCTCCTGATGTGAACACCGATAGCATCGACTGGCTCCTGGGCGTCTCACACGCGATCGCTGGCCACGCGATCCTCATCGGCGGAGAAACGCACGCTGGCAGCGATGCGTTTGCGACGAATCACCACCCGCGCACGCTCGTGGGCGTGAGCGGCGACCAGAACACGCTCTACCTCGTCACCATCGACGGCCGCCAGCCCGCCTTCAGCATGGGCGCGAGCCTGGCCGAGGCCGCCGCCATCATGCACCATGTTGGCGCGTCGGACGCCCTCAACGTCGACGGCGGCGGCTCCACCACCATGGTCCTGCGTGATCCCGACGGCGCGAGCCAACTCCTCAATAGCCCCAGCGGCGGCTTTGAGCGCGTCGTCGGCTCGAATCTGGGCTTCCGCGCGTTGCCCCTGCAACCCGAGGCCACCCGGGCACCATAA
- the cmk gene encoding (d)CMP kinase, whose product MIPLDVDIIVTIDGPAGTGKSTVAQALAERLGLDLLDTGAMYRAAAAIAIDEGLIDSIRAGEDAAIDRFVEIIAEADLHFDWETDPPAIMAWLKAHERFEPMNDRIRTPDVTKAVSVVAGITPLRRHMVRKQRIIGQQHPRLVTEGRDQGSVVFPDAMVKFFLDADLRVRAERRADQLRAAGYPVEADELMADLARRDDADRNRDEGPLVCPKDAITVDTSDLSFDGVVDRLERDVLDRVGVA is encoded by the coding sequence GTGATCCCCCTCGACGTGGACATCATCGTCACCATCGACGGGCCGGCCGGCACCGGCAAGAGCACCGTCGCCCAGGCCTTGGCCGAGCGGCTCGGCCTCGACCTGCTGGACACCGGCGCCATGTATCGCGCCGCCGCCGCCATCGCCATCGACGAGGGGCTCATCGACTCGATACGCGCCGGTGAAGACGCCGCCATCGATCGATTCGTCGAGATCATCGCCGAGGCCGACCTGCACTTCGACTGGGAAACCGACCCGCCCGCCATCATGGCCTGGCTCAAGGCCCACGAGCGCTTCGAGCCCATGAACGACCGCATCCGCACGCCCGACGTCACCAAGGCCGTCTCGGTCGTCGCTGGCATCACGCCCCTGCGGCGCCACATGGTCCGCAAGCAGCGCATCATCGGCCAGCAGCACCCAAGGCTCGTCACCGAGGGCCGCGACCAGGGCTCGGTCGTGTTCCCGGACGCGATGGTGAAGTTCTTCCTCGACGCCGACCTGCGCGTTCGTGCCGAACGCCGGGCCGACCAGCTGCGTGCCGCGGGCTACCCCGTCGAGGCCGACGAACTCATGGCCGACCTCGCCCGCCGCGATGACGCCGACCGCAATCGTGACGAGGGCCCGCTGGTGTGCCCGAAGGACGCCATCACCGTCGACACCAGCGACCTCAGCTTCGATGGCGTGGTCGATCGCCTGGAGCGCGACGTCCTCGATCGCGTCGGCGTCGCGTGA
- a CDS encoding ABC transporter permease: MAFLLETIRLGIANLRLHKLRSFLTALGIILGVAAVICMVSIGEGSKQEALRQIEQLGARNIIVRSQRPPESPQQGQERSFVVKYGLTWTDLRIIEDNFSDDARIVALKEIGSEIIRGPIKQTSQAYGVDPQLAEVANLRVNRGRYLTDGDNAERAMVCVIGAEVARQFFPIEDPLGSTIRIDDKALRIVGVLEPVGLAGGAGSALVGRDLNLDIHIPIETVRYVFGDSVFRRTSGSFNAAEVHVSELYLTVPSRDAVVGVAKRLERVLESRRDGMTDVTMVVPFELLENAERAALRGTLMLMAIAGISLLVGGIGIMNIMLATVTERTREIGIRRALGATRRHIVWQFLVETSVLSLIGGLIGVAIGVGLSLLLGWAVPLLPSMPVLGRFIPADASLPTQLAWWSVIVAMTVAVLTGLIFGLYPARKAARQDPIVALRHD, from the coding sequence TTGGCATTTCTGCTCGAAACCATCCGACTTGGTATTGCCAACCTCCGGCTGCACAAGCTGCGGAGCTTTCTGACCGCCCTGGGCATCATCCTGGGCGTCGCGGCCGTGATCTGTATGGTGTCCATCGGCGAGGGGAGCAAGCAGGAGGCCTTGCGGCAGATCGAGCAGCTCGGTGCCCGGAACATCATCGTCCGCAGCCAGCGGCCGCCAGAATCTCCCCAGCAGGGGCAGGAGCGGTCGTTCGTGGTGAAATACGGGCTGACGTGGACCGATCTGAGGATCATCGAAGACAACTTCTCGGACGATGCCAGGATCGTGGCCCTCAAGGAGATCGGCTCGGAGATCATCCGCGGGCCCATCAAGCAGACCAGCCAGGCCTACGGCGTCGACCCCCAGCTCGCCGAGGTGGCCAACCTGCGTGTCAATCGTGGGCGGTACCTCACCGACGGCGACAACGCCGAGCGGGCGATGGTGTGCGTGATCGGCGCGGAGGTGGCGCGGCAGTTCTTCCCGATTGAGGACCCGCTGGGCAGCACCATCCGCATCGACGACAAGGCCCTGCGCATCGTGGGCGTGCTCGAACCGGTGGGCCTCGCCGGCGGCGCGGGCTCGGCGCTCGTCGGGCGAGACCTCAACCTGGACATCCACATACCCATCGAGACGGTGCGGTACGTATTCGGCGATTCGGTCTTCCGCCGCACCTCGGGCTCGTTCAATGCCGCCGAGGTGCACGTGTCGGAGTTGTACCTGACCGTGCCGTCACGTGATGCGGTGGTCGGTGTCGCGAAGCGGCTTGAACGTGTCCTCGAATCACGACGCGATGGCATGACCGATGTCACGATGGTCGTGCCGTTCGAGTTGCTGGAGAACGCCGAGCGGGCGGCCCTGCGCGGCACGCTGATGCTGATGGCCATCGCGGGTATCAGCTTGCTCGTCGGCGGCATCGGCATCATGAACATCATGCTGGCCACCGTGACCGAGCGCACGCGCGAGATCGGCATCCGCCGGGCGCTGGGCGCGACGCGCCGGCACATCGTCTGGCAGTTCCTGGTGGAAACAAGCGTGCTGAGCCTCATCGGCGGGCTCATCGGTGTAGCCATCGGCGTGGGGCTGAGCCTGCTGCTGGGCTGGGCCGTGCCGCTGCTACCCAGCATGCCGGTGCTGGGGCGGTTCATCCCCGCCGATGCGAGCCTGCCGACGCAACTGGCGTGGTGGTCGGTCATCGTGGCGATGACGGTGGCGGTGCTGACGGGGCTGATCTTTGGGCTCTACCCGGCGCGCAAGGCGGCGCGGCAGGATCCGATCGTGGCGCTGCGGCACGATTGA
- a CDS encoding 1-acyl-sn-glycerol-3-phosphate acyltransferase yields the protein MSGPFFDEQQSYVSPTAGFAYRVGQPITRAYFRTFHNVQWLHPERVPTRGPVLVVANHQSYYDPPLIGGGITSRPLDYLARAGLFNNPFFSSFISAFNAFPIKEDSGDRAALEAVIGRLKAGGAVLLFPEGRRTRDGHVMPLKRGMALILRKARCPVLPVAIDGVYDVFPPGQSKPTLFKGPIGVQYGHPIMPDDLPRDATEMLTLLHDRIEAQRLKLRLELLKKSEGRFPKPLLPKTPPAVE from the coding sequence GTGAGCGGGCCGTTTTTTGACGAACAACAAAGCTACGTCTCGCCAACAGCGGGCTTCGCCTATCGCGTCGGCCAGCCCATCACCCGAGCCTACTTCCGCACGTTCCATAACGTCCAGTGGCTCCATCCTGAACGCGTGCCAACACGGGGCCCGGTGCTGGTCGTTGCCAACCACCAGAGCTACTACGACCCGCCCCTCATCGGCGGGGGCATCACCAGCCGGCCGCTCGACTACCTCGCCCGCGCGGGCCTGTTCAACAACCCATTCTTCAGCAGCTTCATCAGCGCATTCAACGCGTTCCCGATCAAGGAAGACAGCGGCGACCGGGCCGCACTCGAGGCTGTGATCGGTCGCCTGAAGGCCGGTGGGGCCGTGCTGCTGTTTCCCGAGGGCCGGCGCACCCGCGACGGCCACGTCATGCCCCTGAAGCGCGGTATGGCCCTGATCTTACGAAAGGCCCGCTGCCCGGTGCTGCCCGTCGCCATCGATGGCGTCTACGACGTGTTCCCCCCAGGCCAGAGCAAGCCCACGCTGTTCAAGGGGCCCATCGGCGTGCAATACGGCCACCCGATCATGCCCGACGACCTGCCCCGCGACGCCACCGAGATGCTCACCCTGCTGCACGACCGCATCGAGGCCCAGCGCCTCAAGCTGCGGCTTGAACTGCTCAAGAAGAGCGAGGGCCGCTTCCCCAAGCCGCTGCTCCCGAAGACGCCACCCGCGGTCGAGTGA
- a CDS encoding zinc metalloprotease — protein sequence MPSRCAFAGAACVAAVFSSTSLAQEAQPADPVAFGQYFQQEHTRCLTPDPWLLPGIDVPSDCSFTRTNPDEAYDPSQGVYRIPVVVHVIQRTDGTGFIPDARVRSQIDILNEDFRAIAGTLGAPGTDTGIEFYLATEDPDGNPTDGITNSTNNTWYNDSGRYWQTLAWDTNRYLNIYTNSASGALGYVPDLPQGGIVGDDADRVVVLHSAFGRSSPLRPFDLGRTATHEVGHYLGLLHTFSGGCGSTSSCNTTGDLICDTNGESSPTFGCPGSRSSCGLPAPFDNYMDYSDDRCMNKFTPIQARRMRCTIENYRPDVYSTGSAGCSPADLAEPFGVLNVFDFLEFQNLFSTGDAAADLDGDGSLTIFDFLEFQGFFASGC from the coding sequence ATGCCGAGCCGTTGTGCTTTCGCCGGCGCTGCCTGCGTCGCTGCTGTTTTCTCGTCCACGTCTCTTGCTCAGGAAGCCCAGCCCGCTGACCCCGTGGCTTTCGGGCAGTACTTCCAGCAGGAGCACACCCGCTGCCTGACGCCCGATCCGTGGCTGTTGCCCGGTATCGACGTGCCGAGCGATTGTTCGTTCACGCGGACCAACCCCGACGAGGCCTACGACCCCAGCCAGGGTGTGTACCGCATCCCTGTGGTCGTCCACGTCATCCAGCGCACCGACGGCACCGGATTCATACCCGATGCCCGCGTCCGCTCGCAGATCGACATCCTCAACGAGGACTTCCGCGCCATCGCCGGCACGCTCGGCGCGCCGGGCACCGACACGGGCATCGAGTTCTACCTGGCCACCGAAGATCCCGACGGCAACCCCACCGACGGCATCACCAACAGCACCAACAACACCTGGTACAACGACAGCGGCCGCTATTGGCAGACGCTCGCCTGGGACACCAACCGATACCTCAATATCTACACCAACAGCGCCTCGGGCGCGCTGGGCTATGTGCCCGACCTGCCGCAGGGTGGCATCGTGGGCGACGATGCCGACCGCGTGGTCGTGCTGCACTCGGCTTTTGGCAGGAGCTCGCCACTCCGCCCATTCGACCTGGGGCGCACCGCGACGCACGAAGTTGGGCATTATTTAGGCCTCTTGCACACGTTCAGCGGTGGCTGCGGATCGACCAGCAGTTGCAACACCACGGGCGACCTGATCTGCGATACAAATGGCGAGAGCAGCCCCACGTTTGGGTGTCCGGGCTCACGTTCGAGCTGCGGTCTGCCCGCACCGTTCGACAACTACATGGACTACTCCGACGACCGGTGCATGAACAAGTTCACGCCCATCCAGGCCCGACGCATGCGGTGCACGATCGAGAACTACCGCCCAGACGTGTACAGCACCGGATCTGCCGGCTGCTCACCCGCCGATCTGGCCGAGCCCTTTGGAGTGCTGAACGTCTTCGATTTCCTCGAGTTCCAGAACCTGTTCAGCACGGGCGATGCCGCGGCCGATCTCGACGGTGACGGATCGCTCACGATTTTCGACTTCCTCGAGTTCCAGGGCTTCTTCGCCAGCGGATGCTAA
- the carA gene encoding glutamine-hydrolyzing carbamoyl-phosphate synthase small subunit, with translation MPTTPTQTAPDPKPNDTPMPRARLALADGALFVGGGFGDTGASVTTGEIVFNTAMAGYQESLTDPSYRGQILVQTFPLIGNTGANGYDMESPRIQAAGLVIRELARLHSNYRATKTLSEFLDEHGVLGIAGIDTRALTRRIRSGGAMGAAMTADDTIGDAELVKMARGVGSMAGQNLAADVSPRATTRVEPGHRLWRLAPAETSGKTYKVVALDCGAKRAIYDQLLERGCEVVAVPFDTPAAALLEILDDENADGLFISNGPGDPAAVRATIETLRAILKQRAALPTFGICLGNQLLALAVGAKTYKLKFGHRGANQPVFHSATGHVEITSQNHGFAVDAESLAAVGGEVTHTHLNDSTVAGFRLKDRPVFAVQHHPEASPGPHESDYLFDAFIAAMDTR, from the coding sequence ATGCCCACGACCCCGACCCAGACCGCTCCTGACCCCAAGCCGAACGACACCCCTATGCCCCGGGCCCGCCTGGCCCTGGCCGACGGGGCGCTCTTCGTCGGCGGCGGCTTCGGCGACACGGGCGCGAGCGTCACCACCGGGGAGATCGTGTTCAACACGGCCATGGCGGGGTACCAGGAGTCGCTGACCGACCCGAGCTATCGCGGGCAGATATTGGTGCAGACCTTCCCGCTCATCGGCAACACCGGGGCCAACGGCTACGACATGGAGAGCCCGCGCATCCAGGCGGCGGGGCTGGTGATCCGTGAGTTGGCTCGGCTCCACAGCAACTACCGCGCGACCAAGACGCTGAGCGAGTTCCTCGACGAGCACGGCGTCCTCGGCATCGCGGGCATCGACACGCGGGCCCTGACGCGGCGCATCCGCTCGGGCGGTGCGATGGGCGCGGCGATGACGGCCGACGACACGATCGGCGACGCCGAACTCGTCAAGATGGCGCGGGGTGTCGGCTCGATGGCCGGGCAGAACCTGGCCGCCGATGTAAGCCCGCGTGCCACGACGCGCGTCGAGCCGGGGCATCGGCTGTGGCGTCTTGCTCCGGCCGAGACGAGTGGCAAGACGTACAAGGTCGTCGCGCTCGACTGTGGCGCGAAGCGTGCGATCTACGACCAGTTGTTGGAGCGGGGGTGCGAGGTCGTAGCCGTGCCCTTCGACACGCCGGCCGCCGCGTTGCTGGAAATCCTCGATGACGAGAATGCCGACGGGTTGTTCATCAGCAACGGGCCGGGCGATCCGGCGGCCGTCAGGGCGACGATCGAAACGCTGCGCGCGATACTCAAGCAGCGTGCGGCGCTGCCGACCTTCGGCATCTGCCTGGGCAACCAGTTGCTGGCGCTCGCGGTCGGCGCAAAGACGTACAAGCTCAAGTTCGGGCATCGGGGTGCCAACCAGCCCGTGTTCCACTCGGCAACGGGCCACGTGGAGATCACCAGCCAGAACCACGGCTTCGCGGTGGATGCCGAATCGCTGGCGGCGGTCGGCGGCGAGGTGACGCACACGCACCTGAACGACAGCACGGTCGCGGGCTTCCGATTGAAGGATCGACCGGTGTTCGCCGTGCAGCACCACCCCGAGGCGAGCCCTGGGCCGCACGAGAGTGATTACTTGTTTGATGCGTTCATTGCGGCCATGGACACTCGCTGA
- a CDS encoding class I SAM-dependent methyltransferase: MTASTTRSGVISVSDLDEAISTLEFALPVAEDAMTQDEEWAVVRVDKEWRRVRLHDYDEVFVVPGLYEKWVYHALKCASPSKVVDLLSRAMEEAGEDPTDLRVLDLGAGNGYVGEELAKIGVDHLVGADICPQAAEATERDRPGLYRDYAVGDITDPPVEAKAVLDAHDFNALVCVAALGFGDIPTEVFMAAFDRVSTGGWVAFNIKSDFLDNADSSGFARMIREMIESGKIELAARDRYVHRLAPDGGKLMYEAIIGRKR, translated from the coding sequence ATGACAGCATCTACCACTCGATCGGGCGTAATCAGCGTGTCCGATCTCGACGAAGCGATCAGCACACTCGAATTTGCCCTGCCCGTGGCCGAGGACGCGATGACCCAGGACGAAGAATGGGCGGTCGTGCGTGTCGACAAGGAGTGGCGCCGCGTGCGCCTGCACGATTACGACGAGGTCTTCGTGGTTCCAGGCCTGTACGAGAAGTGGGTATACCACGCCCTCAAGTGCGCGTCGCCGAGCAAGGTCGTAGACCTACTGAGCCGTGCGATGGAAGAAGCCGGCGAAGACCCTACCGACCTGAGGGTGCTGGATCTTGGCGCGGGCAACGGTTACGTGGGTGAAGAACTTGCGAAGATCGGCGTGGATCATCTCGTGGGTGCCGACATCTGCCCCCAGGCCGCCGAGGCGACCGAGCGTGACCGTCCGGGGCTGTATCGCGACTACGCGGTGGGCGACATCACCGACCCGCCAGTGGAAGCGAAGGCGGTGCTCGACGCGCACGATTTCAACGCGCTGGTGTGCGTCGCGGCGCTCGGCTTCGGCGACATCCCCACCGAGGTGTTCATGGCGGCGTTCGACCGCGTGAGCACGGGCGGCTGGGTCGCGTTTAACATCAAGAGCGACTTCCTGGACAACGCCGACTCGAGCGGATTTGCTCGGATGATTCGCGAGATGATCGAGAGCGGGAAGATCGAATTGGCGGCGCGTGACCGCTACGTCCACCGCCTTGCGCCCGATGGCGGCAAGCTGATGTACGAGGCGATCATCGGTCGCAAGCGGTAG
- the uvrA gene encoding excinuclease ABC subunit UvrA, which produces MAPPSKAVKTGEIEPKPPRGGKSTRRTKKPAAEPIRLDTGPAIRVKGAREHNLKSIDVTIPRDKLVVITGLSGSGKSSLAFDTIFAEGQRKYMESLSAYARQFLDQLKKPDIDEIEGIPPTIAIEQRSAAHNPRSTVATTTEIYDYLRLLFARCGTPYSWRPTKTKRDGTVTSRSGKKISATSATQIVDAVLRFGDDTRLMVMAPVLRGKKGFHRDVLERLQGMGWQRARVDGNVVDLRDVLKEPSDNPLDLERYAKHDIDAVVDRVVIREDVRQRLAESIEAALQVGMGSVVISVEEDGAWTDHSFSAKLADPDDPAYALDELEPRVFSFNSPFGACASCLGLGHILEFDEELVAPDGEKGILQGGIAPWKKSGPGGMVYPKRLRWFCRKFGVAQSTSLNDLDDEVYDILMHGTSPDQEEVYNAHWAGVLTMLQDWFNKTESSWVKDHLHNFQSERICPTCCGDRLRIEALHVCVKSTHKADTARAGSPTVIGRPKNDGTLLNISELSRLNIDDAMAFVEGLELSEEGMAIAEPIMREVGNRLRFLQSVGLDYLSLDRRTATLSGGEAQRIRLATQVGSGLVGACYVLDEPTIGLHQRDNDRLIRTLRHLTDIGNTVLVVEHDEDMIRSADHVLDIGPGPGVHGGRIVAQGTVEQICMTQGSITGDYLAGRRKIDVPEERRALRTKQAIVVKGAKENNLKGIDAAFPLGGIVCVTGVSGSGKSTLVNDILLKSLKKEITGTRVKPGAHTRVNGLSKVDRVIEVDQSPIGRTPRSNPATYTGVFDDIRKVFASTRESKMRGYMPGRFSFNVPSDRAGKAGAGGRCEACAGQGVKKIEMHFLPDVFVQCEVCKGKRYNRETLEVLYKGKNIADVLAMTVEDACSFFEAQGKILRFVQCLHDVGLDYLTLGQPSTTLSGGEAQRVKLATELGKGTRIDGTPSTEHTLYILDEPTTGLHFEDINRLVGVFDRLADAGNTLVVIEHNLDVIKRADWIIDLGPEGGDGGGTIVAEGSPEDVARVKGSHTGRYLKGMLEG; this is translated from the coding sequence ATGGCACCCCCTTCGAAAGCCGTCAAGACCGGCGAGATCGAGCCCAAACCGCCCCGCGGCGGCAAGAGCACCCGACGCACCAAGAAGCCCGCGGCCGAGCCTATCCGCCTGGACACCGGGCCGGCCATCCGCGTGAAGGGTGCCCGCGAGCACAACCTGAAATCGATCGACGTGACCATCCCGCGTGACAAGCTGGTGGTCATCACCGGCCTGAGCGGCAGCGGCAAGAGTTCGCTCGCGTTCGACACGATCTTCGCCGAGGGGCAGCGCAAGTACATGGAGAGCCTGTCGGCGTACGCCCGGCAGTTTCTGGACCAGCTCAAGAAGCCCGACATCGACGAGATCGAGGGCATCCCCCCCACCATCGCGATCGAGCAGCGGAGCGCCGCCCACAACCCGCGCTCGACGGTCGCCACGACGACGGAGATCTATGACTACCTGCGGTTGCTGTTCGCGCGCTGCGGCACGCCGTACTCGTGGCGGCCGACCAAGACGAAGCGTGACGGCACGGTCACGAGTCGCAGTGGCAAGAAGATCAGCGCCACCAGCGCGACGCAGATCGTCGACGCGGTGCTGCGCTTTGGTGACGACACCCGGCTGATGGTGATGGCGCCGGTCTTGCGCGGCAAGAAGGGCTTCCACCGCGACGTGCTCGAACGCTTGCAGGGCATGGGCTGGCAGCGGGCGCGCGTGGACGGCAACGTCGTCGACCTACGTGACGTGCTGAAGGAGCCAAGCGACAACCCGCTGGACCTGGAGCGGTACGCCAAGCACGATATCGACGCGGTAGTCGACCGCGTCGTGATCCGCGAAGACGTGCGGCAGCGGCTGGCCGAGTCGATCGAGGCGGCGTTGCAGGTGGGCATGGGCTCGGTGGTCATCAGCGTCGAGGAAGATGGCGCGTGGACCGACCACAGCTTTAGCGCGAAGCTGGCCGACCCGGACGACCCGGCGTATGCGCTCGACGAGCTCGAGCCCCGAGTATTCAGCTTCAACTCGCCGTTTGGTGCGTGCGCATCGTGCCTGGGCTTAGGGCACATCCTGGAGTTCGATGAGGAGCTCGTCGCGCCCGATGGCGAGAAGGGCATCCTGCAGGGCGGCATCGCGCCGTGGAAGAAGAGCGGGCCGGGGGGCATGGTGTACCCCAAGCGGCTGCGGTGGTTCTGTCGGAAGTTCGGCGTGGCCCAGAGTACTTCGCTGAACGACCTGGACGATGAGGTGTACGACATCCTCATGCACGGGACGAGCCCCGACCAGGAAGAGGTGTACAACGCGCACTGGGCGGGCGTGCTCACGATGCTCCAGGACTGGTTCAACAAGACCGAATCGAGCTGGGTAAAGGACCACCTGCACAACTTCCAGAGCGAGCGGATCTGCCCGACGTGCTGCGGCGATCGGCTGCGCATCGAGGCGCTGCACGTGTGCGTCAAGAGCACGCACAAGGCCGATACGGCGCGCGCGGGCTCGCCGACGGTCATCGGCCGGCCCAAGAACGACGGCACACTGCTGAACATCAGCGAGCTCAGCCGCTTGAACATCGACGACGCGATGGCGTTCGTGGAGGGGCTGGAACTCAGCGAAGAAGGGATGGCGATCGCCGAGCCCATCATGCGCGAGGTGGGGAATCGGCTGCGGTTCCTGCAGAGCGTGGGACTGGATTACCTCTCGCTCGATCGCCGAACCGCGACGCTGTCGGGCGGCGAGGCCCAGCGCATCCGCTTGGCCACGCAGGTTGGCAGCGGGCTGGTCGGCGCGTGTTATGTTCTGGACGAACCCACCATCGGCCTGCACCAGCGCGACAACGATCGGCTGATCCGCACGCTGCGGCACCTGACCGACATCGGCAACACCGTGCTGGTGGTCGAGCACGACGAGGACATGATCCGCTCGGCCGACCACGTGCTGGACATCGGGCCTGGGCCGGGCGTGCATGGCGGGCGCATCGTGGCGCAGGGCACGGTCGAGCAGATCTGCATGACCCAGGGCTCGATCACGGGCGATTACCTGGCGGGGCGCAGGAAGATCGATGTGCCAGAGGAGCGGCGGGCGCTCAGGACGAAGCAGGCCATCGTGGTGAAGGGTGCCAAGGAGAACAACCTCAAGGGCATCGACGCGGCCTTCCCGCTCGGCGGCATCGTGTGCGTCACAGGCGTCTCGGGCAGCGGCAAGAGCACGCTGGTGAACGACATCCTGCTCAAGAGCCTGAAGAAGGAGATCACCGGCACGCGCGTGAAGCCCGGGGCCCACACCCGGGTGAACGGGCTGTCGAAGGTCGATCGCGTGATCGAGGTGGACCAGTCGCCGATTGGTCGCACGCCTCGGAGCAACCCGGCGACGTACACGGGGGTATTCGACGACATCCGCAAGGTGTTTGCGAGCACGCGAGAATCGAAGATGCGGGGGTACATGCCCGGGCGATTTAGCTTCAATGTGCCCAGCGACCGCGCGGGCAAGGCCGGCGCGGGCGGGCGGTGCGAGGCCTGCGCGGGCCAGGGCGTGAAGAAGATCGAGATGCACTTTTTGCCCGACGTGTTCGTGCAGTGCGAGGTGTGCAAGGGCAAGCGGTACAACCGCGAGACGCTCGAGGTGCTCTACAAGGGCAAGAACATCGCCGACGTGCTGGCGATGACCGTCGAGGACGCGTGCTCGTTCTTCGAGGCCCAGGGCAAGATCCTGCGGTTCGTGCAGTGCCTTCATGATGTCGGGCTCGACTACCTGACGCTGGGCCAACCCAGCACCACGCTCTCGGGCGGCGAGGCCCAACGCGTGAAGCTGGCCACCGAGCTGGGCAAGGGCACCCGCATCGACGGCACGCCCAGCACCGAGCACACGCTCTACATCCTCGATGAGCCCACGACGGGCCTGCACTTCGAGGACATTAACCGGCTGGTGGGCGTATTCGACCGCCTGGCCGACGCGGGCAACACGCTGGTGGTGATCGAGCACAACCTTGATGTGATCAAGCGTGCGGACTGGATCATCGACCTTGGCCCCGAGGGCGGCGACGGCGGCGGCACGATCGTGGCCGAGGGCTCGCCCGAGGACGTGGCGAGGGTGAAGGGCAGCCACACGGGGCGGTATCTGAAGGGGATGCTCGAGGGGTAA